The following coding sequences are from one Desulfosporosinus orientis DSM 765 window:
- a CDS encoding GNAT family N-acetyltransferase translates to MNTTVRFATNEDFKRIFPLFKQLWPNKSLNQNELSKVFNRGIKSDSDVLLILELDNNVIGFCAYAIVNNLWQEGQISYIYAMVIDEKYRGKGCGSNLLQEAINKSREQGMKRVELDSGFPREEAHQFYEKFGFEKRAYLFSYTL, encoded by the coding sequence ATGAATACTACAGTGAGATTTGCAACGAATGAAGATTTTAAACGTATTTTTCCATTATTTAAACAATTATGGCCAAATAAGTCTTTAAATCAAAATGAACTTAGTAAGGTATTTAATCGTGGAATAAAATCAGATTCAGATGTTTTACTCATTTTAGAATTAGATAATAATGTAATTGGATTTTGCGCATATGCAATTGTGAATAATTTGTGGCAAGAAGGGCAAATATCTTATATTTATGCAATGGTCATTGATGAAAAATATAGAGGAAAAGGATGTGGTTCTAACTTGTTGCAGGAAGCAATAAATAAATCACGAGAACAGGGGATGAAAAGAGTCGAATTAGATTCTGGATTTCCACGAGAAGAAGCTCATCAGTTTTATGAAAAATTCGGATTTGAAAAACGAGCATACTTATTTTCATATACCTTATAG
- a CDS encoding C-GCAxxG-C-C family protein — protein sequence MEVTIKERVHELYWKHDINCARTMLTCLCELFHVNLEEQTFNSAIGLHGAGGFRAQCGLVEGALMFIGIYFSQKGKSDFDIASLCYHYANEFTQKYGSLKCYDLRPNGFSENDPPHACEKLTGLTIEFSSEFIKKQI from the coding sequence ATGGAAGTAACGATAAAAGAAAGAGTACATGAATTGTATTGGAAACATGATATTAATTGTGCAAGAACGATGTTAACTTGCTTATGTGAATTATTTCACGTAAATCTTGAAGAACAAACCTTCAACTCTGCGATTGGTTTGCATGGAGCAGGAGGATTTAGAGCTCAATGCGGATTGGTTGAAGGAGCTTTGATGTTTATTGGAATTTATTTCAGTCAGAAAGGAAAATCTGATTTTGATATAGCATCGCTTTGCTATCACTATGCTAATGAATTTACTCAAAAATATGGCTCATTGAAATGCTACGATTTGCGTCCGAATGGCTTTAGTGAAAATGATCCGCCACATGCTTGTGAGAAATTAACTGGTCTAACTATTGAATTTTCAAGTGAATTTATAAAAAAGCAAATATAA
- a CDS encoding PhzF family phenazine biosynthesis protein, producing the protein MKINVYTLNSFAKTKEGGNPAGVVMNADSLSAEEMIKIAGVLGFSETAFVLQSNVADFKVRFFTPNEEVDLCGHATIATFYAMSSLNLLKQGKYNQETRAGILGIEIHNDSFVMMDQSIPVFSEVIDKDELADSLNISTFQISEDLLAQVVSTGLRDIIVPVKRIEILDAIKPDMEKVKKISQKYNTVGYHVFSLESTYGANAYCRNFAPLYDIPEESATGTSSGALACYLYHYGKISEEEAANLIFKQGYSMKKPSEIRVSLTVKGNEILEVKVGGSAMNLSLAEIEINK; encoded by the coding sequence ATGAAAATAAACGTATATACATTAAATTCTTTTGCTAAAACAAAAGAAGGCGGAAACCCAGCAGGTGTTGTTATGAATGCGGATTCATTATCCGCAGAAGAAATGATAAAAATTGCTGGTGTTCTTGGATTCAGTGAAACTGCTTTTGTATTGCAATCAAACGTGGCAGATTTTAAAGTGAGATTCTTTACACCTAATGAAGAGGTGGACTTATGTGGCCATGCTACGATTGCCACCTTTTATGCAATGTCAAGTCTGAATTTGTTAAAACAAGGTAAATATAATCAAGAAACCAGAGCTGGAATACTTGGCATTGAAATTCATAACGATAGTTTTGTTATGATGGATCAATCTATTCCTGTATTTTCAGAAGTTATAGATAAAGATGAATTAGCAGATTCCTTGAATATCAGTACTTTCCAAATTTCGGAAGACTTATTGGCTCAAGTTGTGTCAACAGGGCTTCGAGATATTATAGTTCCTGTAAAAAGAATTGAGATTTTAGATGCGATCAAGCCGGATATGGAAAAAGTAAAAAAAATCAGCCAGAAGTACAATACCGTTGGATATCATGTTTTTTCTTTGGAATCTACATATGGAGCCAATGCTTATTGCAGGAACTTTGCACCTTTATATGATATTCCGGAGGAATCTGCAACAGGAACATCAAGCGGTGCGCTTGCATGCTATTTGTACCACTATGGAAAAATAAGCGAAGAGGAGGCGGCTAATCTTATTTTTAAGCAGGGGTATTCCATGAAAAAGCCATCTGAAATTCGTGTATCATTAACGGTCAAGGGAAATGAGATACTTGAGGTAAAGGTTGGAGGAAGTGCAATGAACTTGAGCTTAGCAGAAATTGAAATAAATAAGTGA